The nucleotide sequence AAACGGAGAGGCAGTAGACTATATAGTTTCTCAGGAAGGAAACACATTCTACTTTGATTCACAGATTACATTTGATGAGGCTCCATTTAGGTTTCAAGATGTCTCGGCCATATTTTATGTTCCATACGGCAAGGTATTTACCATGGACTATGATCTTCGCGAAATACTGAGAAACACGCTGTGGATTCATAGTTATAGTGCTAGCGATTTAGGTGATAACGAATGGGTTTTTGATGAAAAAGGATTGAAATGTCTTACCTGTACTGACTCGGGAACTAGATCATTAAGAAATCGTCCAAAATATGGATCAGATGCTCAAGAATATCAATTTACTGATTTTGATGAGGTTAAATTAATCTCGCTATTCGATTTCGAAATCATTCAAGGGGACAACTATTCTGTACGACTTGAGGGGGATCAGAATGACTTAGATGATGTCTATTTAAGTCAAAGTGGAGATGAGTTAGAAATCCGATATGGAAAAAATGTCAGCTGGTGGAAAAACAGAAGAGGAAGAGACAAAATACGCATCTATATAGAAATGCCAGAACTCGAATATTTGCATGTCACAGGAGCATCGGAGGGAGAAGTCAGAGGCTTTTCCGGCTCGAATATAGCTTTCGACATCACAGGGGCATCAGATGTATGGGCAGACATTGAAGTGGAATCCATAGAAATTGATCTAACCGGCGCATCAGAACTGACGCTCATTGGTAGAGGAGACGATTTAGAAGCTGACTTAGTAGGAGCTTCCGAGCTAGATGCCTTCAATTTTACTGTAGAAGATGCCAACGTTAGGGCAGTAGGAGCATCTACCGCAAAAGTGTATGTGACAAATGAATTAGACGCTAATGCTTCTGGTGCTAGTAAAGTACGGTACCGTGGAGATGCACGTGTCTCATCAGACAGTAATGGACTAAGCTCAGTAAAAAGAGATTAAAATATCTAATTGGTCTAAGAGTTCTATTGACTCAATCAGTTAGGTTTTGGTTTCCCCTGCTTTTGGTCGGGCAGGGGATTTTTTAAAAAATATTCCATCCAACTTTAACAGGATTCTTGACCTGTTCTAATCTGGAAGAAGAGAATATGCCAAAGGCTTGCCACCAAACAAAACCTTTGTTTTCTCCCATGTATCTTCAAAGAGCTCAGAGTGACGGTATTTTTCAAGATCATCCTCACTTTGCCATTTGCTAAATGTATAGTAGATATGACCCTCCTTTGCGTCTCTACATAGCTCCAGATGTTCGCAACCAGGGAATGTTGCAATCTTTTCTTTCACTAACTCGAATAACTCCAGAAAGTCATTTACACTATCTGGTTTAAAGTCCATTCTGACAATACGTATTAGCATAGTTTAATTTGTTGCAAATTCTATCAATACGGGTGAGTCAACAGAAAGGCCAAGCAGTCCCGAAGCATTCCCTTTATTTATTCCTATTTGAAGTCGGCCCGAAGAATTGAATAAAACATAGCAATCACCAGATTCTACATCACTAAAAAAAGTATGCAGCGACTGGAACTGCTCGCGACCAAAACGAATTAAGTATTTAACTCCTACTCCATTAATCTCGATTATCTTATCAAATTCCGTTTTTGAAATATTGGTAATCAAATTGCCATATCGATCTACAGAAATAACATTTCCAGCTATTTCGCGCTTCGTTACTTTTAGTTGCCGATCGTACAATTCTGTCATCTCTGTCACAATTGTGCCAACATCTTTAAGCGATTGTCCACTTGCCAGCTGCATGGCTGTCTTAGCCAGGACATCCTTTGCAGGAAAGGTAGATTGTCCATTTTCTAGAACAGCAATTTGCTCCGGTTTCTTCTGAGAAATAAGACTAAAAAGACCAGAATCAAAGCCCACAAATAAATGCCCCTCAATCTCTAAAGCTATAGTTTTCGACTTTTCTTTCATTGAATCCACAGCTACTATGTGAACCGTTTTATCAGGAAAATCCTTGTATACACTGCGAAGAACATTCGCTGCATGAGAAATATCGAATGGACGAATATTATGAGTAATGTCTGTAATCTGCTGTGCAGGAGACGCGGAAACAATGGCTGCCTTTACTGCAGCCACATAGTGATCCACAGTTCCAAAATCAGACATGAAGGTGATTAGCGCCATTGAGGGGATTACAGCTTAAATTTGTTCTTACAAAGCTATAAATTTTACTCACACAGTGAGATTTTACGCTCTTAGGTTTGCCTAAAAACATCATTCAAAAGAAACAATAATAGGCTGACAGTAGGTAAATTACACTCGAAGGATTAATAGAATATCGATTGCTAGAAAAAATAATTACACTTGAAAATATTTCCCTGGTAGACTTCCTGGGAATCGAAGATCAAAACATCAAAACTATTGCTACAGCCTTCCCTGATAGCAAGATTGTGAGTAGAGGCAATGAGATCAGAATCAAAGGTTCCGCTCCTCAAATCTTAAAAATCAATGAAATATTAAATTCTCTCCTAGCCCACTACCATGAATATGGAAAAGTGACCACTGATAATGTGAAGGACTATGTAGACAATGAAGAAAATACTATTGATGCTAGTGGTAACTCTGCCGTGCTTATTCATGGAACACGTGGGACGCGGATAGCTCCTAAAACAGCTAATCAAAAGAAATTAGTTGCAGCAGTAGAGAAGAATGACCTTGTATTCGCAATAGGACCAGCAGGAACTGGAAAAACATACATTTCTGTAGCACTGGCAGTACGAGCTCTTAAGAATAAGGAAGTCAAAAAAATCATCATCACACGTCCGGCAGTTGAAGCAGGCGAGCATTTGGGATTTCTTCCTGGTGATTTAAAAGAAAAAATTGATCCTTACCTCAGGCCCATCTATGATGCACTGAGTGATATGATTCCTTCAGAAAAACTCAAGTACTATAAAGAAAATGGCGTTATAGAAATAGCTCCTTTGGCCTACATGCGCGGAAGAACACTCAATGATGCATATGTTTTGTTGGATGAAGCTCAGAATACTACCCCCATGCAAATTAAGATGTTCCTGACACGGATGGGACCTCAATCCAAGGTGATCATCACTGGTGATCAATCTCAAATTGACTTACCTAAGAAACAGGCTTCTGGATTGATTGAGACCATGAGAGTACTCAAAGATGTGAAAGGAATTGGATTTGTGAATCTAGACGATCGGGATGTAGTACGACACAAACTGGTAAAAGCAATCATAAAAGCATATAACAAGTATGACTTACAGGGTGATTCCAGCAACAAATGAGGAACTAAAGCAAAAAGTCTTCGCCATTAGAGAAGAGGTTTTTGTAGTGGAGCAAAAAGTGACTGCTGAAGAAGAGTTTGATGAATTTGAGGAAGAATCACATCACTTTGTAGCGCTAGACCAAAACGATGATCCTATCGGGTCTGCTAGATGGAGATATACAGATAAGGGAATAAAGCTTGAGCGATTTACTGCCAAAGAATCTCTTAGAGGTAAAGGAATAGGAACAGCTATCGTGAAGGCTGTCATAGAAAATATCTCACAAAAGGCTAAAGCAGGTACCTATCTCTACATGCATGCTCAATTATCTGCCGTTCCACTTTATCTAAAATTTGGATTTGAAACCAAAGGTGATCAATTCGACGAGTGTGGCATCATGCATTATCTGATGTGGCGAGAGTTGTGACAAAGCAATTATCATCATAGTATTTGCTTCAAATTACCCAAAAATGGGTATAGCTTTTTACATTTTTATCTATTCAATTGCATGCAAGCTAATCGCCTGCATTGAATGTACTTCTGGAATTCATACCCATTTGTACGACTCACCATCGTACTTATACTTGGTATCGTCTGTTTCGATCAATTTCCATTTATTTGGAATACTCCTATTCAAATACTGAGTACGGGCATTCTATTGCTTTCAATTTCAACATTGATATCTCACCGATATGGTTTCTATAAACTCAGATATCTGAATGGCATTTTAGCCGTTGCAATCGTATTCTATTTTGGGGGAACTCTCACTCAATTTAACTATCGCGCATATTCACAAAATCATTATACGAACATACAATCCAAAATTTCGGGATTTTCAGGAACGATAAGCAGTCCAGTTAATGAACGAACCAACCATTTCAGGTATGATTTTGAGCTCGATCAAGTAATTGCCTCCGATTCAATGATCAATTCTTCTGGTAAAATTCATCTCTACGTGAGAAAAGATTCGGCTACTACCCTACTTAAGTATGGGGATCATCTCATTATTGCGGGTAGCTACTATGAAATACCAGGTCCAGATAACCCTAGTGAATTTAACTATAAGTCGTATCTAGAAAGACAGGGTATCTATGGTCATTCTTTTGTTCGTAGTGATCAACTTAGAATCACCCTAAATGATCCTCCAAATTTATTTCTGAATTTAGCTTTCAATTTAAGGAATAGCGCTACCCAAACAATAGATCAGCATATACCTTCCAAAAGAGAGAATGGAATTGCAAAAGCTTTACTCCTAGGAATCAAGGATCATCTTGATAATGATGTGAAAAAAGCCTACTCTTCTGCCGGAGCTATGCACGTTTTAGCAGTTTCTGGGCTTCATGTGGGCATCATTTATCTTTTAATACAGCTACTTTTTGGTAAACTTCGGAAATCCGGTAAATGGGGCAAAAGGCTTTTTGGATTAATCAGTGTTCTCATTATTTGGTTTTATGCTACTTTGACAGGCCTTAGTCCATCTGTTTTAAGAGCAGCAACCATGTTTTCTTTAGTAGCAGTCAGTCAAGCCACCGCAAGAGAAGGTAATATTTACAATACGTTAGGTTTTGCTGCTTTCATTCTACTCCTCTTTGATCCTTATCTCATTTATTCTGTTGGATTCCAACTCTCTTTTGCTGCGGTCATTGGAATCGTTTATTTACAACCCAAAATTTATAGATTAATTGACTTTAGAAACTTTTTTCTAGACAAGGCATGGGCGATTACTTGTGTGTCTATTGCTGCTCAGTTAGCTACTTTTCCTCTCTCTGCTTACTATTTTCATCAGTTTCCTTCATACTTTCTGGTTTCAAACCTTATTGTAATTCCTTCTTCATTTTTAATGCTAGTAGGTGGCGTCTTCATGCTCATTATTGATCCAATTGTTCCAATCATCGGTCACATAGTTGGCGTAGTGCTACACAAGTTCATTTGGGTGCTAAATGAAATAATCAGCTACGTTCATATCCTTCCAAATAGCTTGATCGAATGGATATTCATGGATAAAATATCGCTTATTTTCATATACCTATGTGTCATTAGCATGATATCAGGTCTTCACTTCAAATCATTCAAAACCATTATTACCTCAGGCATTTTTGGATTATTAATCATCAGTTGGAATCTTCTTTCAAATGAAAAGCAATCCACGGAAAATGAACTGGTGCTTTATGAGATATCGGGAAAGACTGTAATTGATCACATACAAGGACATGATGCTACACTTTACGTTGACGACTACAAAGAGGAAGAATTGGAGTTATTAGACTTTCAAATCAATCCCCATAGACTTTCAAGGCATCTCAGACCAATAAAAGAAACAATATCAACGCTACGAAATCAATATTTTGAAAGAAAAGAAGCCATTACTTCAGGTCAAATTGCGGGTAAGCGAATTATTATTTTTGATTCTACAACTTTCCATTTAGCGTTTAAGAATCCAATTGAAAGTGATCTAATTATTATAAATAATGGGTCAGTGAAAAGTTTAAAATGGTTAAATGAAAATTTTCCTTCCAAGCAAGTCGTAATAGGAAATAAGAATTCTGTCTATTACTCAAACAAGATGAAGGTGCAGGCTGCAGAATTAGGGCTATCGATTCACTCTTTAAAAGACGATGGAGCACTTAGAATTAACTTAGCTGAAAACATGAAAGAAGAGCGGACATACATGCCCGCTCAACTAATTAAGTAGCCAGAAGCTACCTTGACCATCTTAAAATTATGTCAAAAAGCATGACATCCATTGACCCCCGGACAACTGTTATTCGAACAACCATTTGATGGACAGGCTGCCATTGAGCCAATAGTTGACCCTGGTGCACAAGCAGCCATTCCAGTATTACCACCTTTGATAGTGGAGCTCTCCTGATCACCAAAGCCCGTCACAAAGCTCTTCACTTTTAAATCATCTAGTTTTAATCTGTTCTTCATCTTAATATATGTGAAAATTTTCCTACTCTATTGATGGCTTTTCGGAACCGCCTTCACAAAAGTGGAATTGATGCATTTCCAACACAATCGCAGAAACTCATGATTTTTTCCTCCTTGAATCCCATGATAAGGAATAAAAAAGGAGCTGATGTATATGTCCGCTCCTTTTTTAAAATTCATTCAGTATAACATTCAAAACAGCTATTGTTGGAGCAGCCTCTTGAAGCGCCACCACCACCTGTACCACCACCTGGACAGCCAAAATTGGTAATGCACATATTGGTTAGATGAGGTACATCTACACCACCATTGATGGTCATCTCCTTCTCAAAATTCATTGAGGTCACAAAGCTGCTTACTTTGAGTTCATTTAGATTTAACTTCTTTTTCATCAGTAATAAGTAAAGGTTTTCCTACTCTATTGAAGGCTTTTCGGAACCGCCCTCACAAAGGTGGAATTGATGATTTTTTGATACAATCGCAGAAATTCATGATTTTTCCCTCCTAGAATCCCATGATATGGGACAAAAAAAGAGCAGACGTATACGCCCGCTCAACTAAATTAAGTAGCAAGAAGCTACCTCGATCATATGAAATTAAAAGACATTACATCCATCGCCGGTTGCTCCCCCGCCTCTGATAATTATTCTGTGTAACAATCAGCACAACTATTATTCGAACAACCCCTTGAAGCGCCACCACCACCACCACCACCACCACCAGGGCATTCTTCTGGTAATGTAACGCAGTTTGTTGCATGAGAACCAGGTATTCGACCCCCTCCTCCAATAATGGTTTCAGCATTAGATACTAAATTCTCAGTAACAAAACTTTTCACTTTGAGCTCTGAGAGATTCATTTTTTTCTTCATGTTATTAAAAGTTAGATCATCCTACTCTATTAAAGGCTTTTCGGAACCGCCTTCACAAAGGTGGAATTGATGCATTTGTACCACAATCGCAGAAATTCATGATTTTTTTCTCCTAGAACTCTGTTAAAGAGCATAAAAAAACCCACTCAAAGTGGGTTTTTCGCTAAAATAGAATCGTTATGGAATACAAATATCAGTCGGACATACAGCGGCAGACTCACAGGCTGGTCCACCACATGTAATTCCGCTACAAGCGTTGGTACCTCCTCCTGGAGGACAACCATTCGTTGGATTAGGACATGCTTCTGTTTGTTGACAAATAGTACGGCTAGGGTCGTCAGTTGGAAATACTCCACACCCAGGTCCATTGGTTGCACCTCCGCCCTTTACTGTATAACTATCGCTACTATTAAAATAAGTTACGAAACTTTTCACTTTTAGCTGGTCAAGGCTTAGCTTCTTTTTCATCTTAAATAATTTTGAAAAAATTTTTCTACTCTGTTAAAGGCTTTTCGAAATACGCCTTCAACAAAAGTGTAGCTCAGCTTAAAACAATGAAATAGCAGAAATCAACGATTTTAATACTCCCAGAATTCAGCTACTCGAATACGGACAGTTTATAGATTAATCACGTAATCTTTCTCTATTTTATGGTACACAAGTGCCATTGGTTTCGATATAGTCATGTAGACATTCATTGTTTGAGTCACAATAACAGCTAGCCTCCTCTGTTTGAAATGAGGTCCCTCCTTTCAGGGTTCGTTTAATATCACTGTCAACCACAGTTACAAAACTCTCTACTTTAAGATCTTCAAGTTTGATTTTTTTTGCTTTCATATTGTTAGGGTTTAGAGTAAGGAAATTAACTGTAAACCATTAATATGTAAATCACTGAATTCAGTGATTTTTTCATTTTAGCTGATATCAATATGATAAATAAAAACCTCGCCGAAGAGAGTTATTTAAAGAGGCTAGTTCCAATGTTTTATGGCATATCATTCTCATCCAAGTGGAATGGTCTAGGATATATACCATAGCAAAGCTCATTCTCATCTGTCTGATGCGAACTTCCACCTTTTATTGTCTCTAGCGTGTTCTGTTCAATATGAGTGACAAAACTTTCTACTTTTAGGTCTTCTAAAGTTAATTTGGTCTTCATGGTCATCTTTATTTAGTTAAACATTTCTCTTATTCAGAGAGATACAAGAAGTTTTAAAATTTTAATCAAGTAATCCTAGTGAAATAGCTCGTTTTACAATACCCACTGAATTCCTTACATCCAACTTTCTCAAAATATTCTTACGATGTGATTCTACCGTATTCAGGCTGATGAAAAGCCGCTCAGCCATTTCATTCGTTGTGTATTCTTCCGCAATCAGCTGAAGGACCTCTTTTTCTCTTTTCGTCAATGATAGTTGGTAATGTGGATTACCTACCACTTGGCTTTGAATAAAGCTTGACTTTACTTCATTGCTGAAAAAAGTTTTCCCACTGGCGATTGATCTAAGTGCTTCCAATAACTCCTCTTTACCTGTGTTTTTGAGAATATATCCTGTAACTCCAGCTTTAAGCAATTGATTAATGATATGCGGATCATTGTGCATACTGACGATAAGGATCTTCATGTGAGGGTATTCTTCCCGAATAGCTTTTGTTAGTTCATATCCGCCCATTTCTGACATTCGTACATCAGAAATTACAATATCCGACTGCTGTTCTTTGAGAATATCCAAAGCTTGAACAGCACTCTGAGCTCTGCCCACCACCTCAAATTCTTCAAATTTCCCAATAATCTCTACTAATCCATCCAGGAACATAGCATGATCATCCACTACTAGTACTTTTCTCTTTAATGGTTCCATATAAGTTGCGGTCTTTATGTATGTCAATATCTATGTTAATTACAGTGCCTCTATTGAGCTGGGAGTCTATCTCTAGCTTTCCATTAAGTATATCTACTCTTGATTGAATATTTGCCAGACCAATTCCTTCTTTGAGCTTGGACGAGTCAAAACCAACTCCATTATCTTCAATGATTAAATTGAGGTAATTCCCGTGATGGGTGAGTTGAACTTCTAAATATGTAGCCTTAGCATGTCTAGTTACATTGGCCAGTCCCTCTTGGATAATACGATAGAGTTCTATTTGCATGTTTTTAGGAAGAAGGTCTAGGTCTTTCTCAGGGAAAAGTTGATAAATTATATCAATCTGAGCTTGGCTCTTAAATTGTCCAATATATTCATTCAGTGCATTGGTAAATGTGGTTTTTTCTAAACTTGGGGGAGCAAGGTTATGGGCGATGGTCCTAACCTCCCTGCAAACCGTATCAATTCGATCACTTATTGGTGACAGTTTTGCATTTTTAACATCCTCTTCCAATGAAACAAGAGCCAACTTGATTCCTGACAGGGAACCACCTATCCCGTCATGTAATTCTTCTGCTATACGTTTGCGTTCTTTTTCCTGACCACTTATCTGCCCTTTAATCGCATTTAGTTCTTTTTCCTGTTCGAGTTTTTGGATTCGTTGCTCACTTATTTCTTCATTCTTACGAGCAATCAGTTCGGTCGCCTTTTTATTTTTTTTATGGTTGTAGATAATAAAGACAATAAAACATATTAGAAAAATGAGACCTACTATCGTCACAAAAATGACTCGATTCTTATCTTGTATTGCTTTTGCGTTTTTTTCCTCAACCTTACCTAGCAAGTATTTCATTTCTATCCTGGCTACCGTTTTGCTATTCTTCTCCTTGTTTAGGCTGTCTGTGTAAGCATTATGCATTTGACTATAATATAATGCCTCCTCAATGCTTCCTTCAAGTGAATAGATTTGGGCTAAATGGTGTGAATTGGATACATTGTAAGTTTTAGTTCCATCGCCTAGGCCAATCTTAAGGCTTTCTTTCAAATACTTCTTTGCTATATCGTACTTTTCTAAGATGAAATAGGTCCTTCCTAAATCATTTAGGATTTCTAATGAATCCCGTGTACTAACCTCAGATTTTTGAAGAGCATCGATTGCCTTTTTAAAGTAAATCAACGCTGAATCGTAATCCCCTTTGGCAAGGTGAATTCTCCCAAAATTGGCATAGGCGTAGGTTTTCTCAGACATCCCAAGCTCTTTTTTCAATGCTACAGACTTGTTTAGGTAGTAAGAAGCTTCTTCGTAGTTCCCTTGATAGAAACTTTCAAGACCAATGTTATTAAGAGTAAAAGCAATCTGTCTTTGGTCCCCCAGTTCTTCATACATTGTCATTGTCCTCTTGAAAAATTCCAGTGCTTTCTCCGGGTCATCCAATTCGCTATTAAGAATGCCTATACTATTCATAACTTTCGCAGAAAGTCTGACACTATCCATTTCTTCATAGATCTGAAGTGCCTCGTAGTAGTTCTGAAGTGCTGTATGATATAAACCTTTCTTCCTGAGGTGCTTCCCACTTTTCCAAAGAGTGTCTGCATGTTTAAGTAAAACGGAATCCGTGTATTCAACAGCAAAGTCTTGAGATATGGCTGAAAACGGTAATGCAGTAATCAACAAAAACCAGTATGGTAAATACCTTTTCATTTCTTTAGAGTTGCCAATCAAGTTATGGAAAGTTTTCTCGAACATTATATCAGAATGACAAAAAAATCATGATTTTATCCCATTTCTCACTGAATTCTGGGATATATCAACGTGTATCAACTGCATATATTTACAGCTTTGATCACAAAACAAATCTTCTACTTCTTTTCCACACCTATGAGAAAATTCCCACATTATAAGCAGCTTGATGCTATGGACTGTGGCCCTACGTGCCTAAGGATCATTGCCAAGCATTATGGGAAAAGTTTCTCGCTACAAACACTTCGAAAGAAAAGTTATATCAGTAGAGAAGGAGTATCATTACTTGGAATAAGTGATGCTGCCGAGTCCGTGGGGTTTCGAACTCTTTCAGCTAAAATGTCTTTCGAAAAACTACGGGATGAAGCACCTACTCCTTTTATAGCTCATTGGAGACAAAAGCACTTCATTGTGGTATATGGTTTCAAGAGAGGTCAAGTACTTGTATCTGACCCTGCTTATGGTTTAGTCAAAATGGATAGGGCAGAATTTGAAAGTGGCTGGCTGAGTGATAAAACTAACGGGGAAGACACAGGGGTAGTTCTCCTGCTAGAACCATCTCCTTCATTTTATGAAGAAGAAGATGAAAAAGCAGATCGAGCTGGCTTCAAATTCTTATTCAAGTACCTAAAGCCCTATAAAAAATTCATTTACCAGCTCCTTCTGGGAATGTTTATAGGAAGTCTATTGCAACTAATATTTCCTTTTCTTACTCAATCCATAGTCGATGTAGGAATACAAAATCAAAACCTGAGTTTTGTTACACTCATTCTTGCCGCCCAACTCATGCTCTTCTTTAGCAGGACTGCAGTTGAATTTATAAGAGGTTGGATTTTACTCCATCTTGGTACTCGAATCAACATTTCTATCCTCTCGGATTTCTTGATCAAACTGATGAAACTACCCATATCATTTTTTGATCAAAAAATGATCGGAGATCTACTCCAGCGGATTGGAGATCATCATCGTATAGAATCTTTTTTAACATCCTCCACACTTACCATCCTTTTTTCATTCATTAACCTGATCATCTTTGGAATTGTACTGGCCATATATGACCTGACTATTTTCTCCGTGTTCATGCTAGGCAGTGTTACCTATATAGCCTGGATATTGGTTTTTATGAAGAAAAGAAGAGATCTGGATTATAAGCGATTTGACCAGCTTTCCAACAATCAAAGTAATCTCATTCAATTAATCACTGGAATGCAGGAAATAAAACTGCATAATAGTGAGAAGCAAAAGAGATGGGAGTGGGAGAGAATCCAAGCCCGACTCTTCAAAGTAAACATCGCTGGACTGGCATTGAATCAGTATCAACAGGCAGGTTCTTTTTTTATCAATGAATTGAAAAATATATTCATCACCTTTCTTGCAGCTAAAGCGGTAATCGATGGGGAAATAACCTTAGGAATGATGCTAGCTGTTCAATATATCATAGGACAGTTAAATGCTCCAATCAATCAGTTGGTCGCATTTATTCACACGGCTCAGGATGCCAAAATAAGTCTTGAGCGACTTGGAGAAATACATAATAAAGAGGAGGAGGAAAATGATGGAGAGAAGGTTTCTATTTTCCCGAGGGATCGATCTATCTCCATTGAAAAAATGAATTTTCAATATGAAGGACCTCATTCCGAGCTTGTGCTTAGGGATCTTTCTCTTCGGATAGAAGAAGGCAAAGTAACTGCCATTGTCGGAGCTAGTGGAAGCGGTAAAACCACCCTCATCAAGCTGCTGCTTAAATTTTATGAACCAACATCAGGAGAGATTAGACTTGGAGACATTAATCTGGCTAACTATAGCAATCTCCTATGGAGGAATAAGTGTGGAGCTGTATTACAGGATGGTTTTATTTTTTCCGACACCATCGTCAACAACATCATAATAAATGAAGAAGATTACGACCAAGAGAAGCTGTTTAATGCTGTGAATTCTGCTAATATTAGGGAGTTCATTGAGTCCTTGCCGCTAGGCTACAATACTAAAATAGGAAGCGATGGTCATGGTCTTAGCCAAGGTCAACGTCAGCGACTTTTAATAGCGAGAGCGATCTATAAAGATCCAGAGTATCTCTTTTTTGATGAAGCGACCAATGCTTTGGATGCGAACAATGAGAAAGTGATCATGGAAAACCTTAACCGATTCTTTGTTGGTCGAACAGTAATAGTTGTTGCTCACAGGCTCAGCACAGTGAAAAATGCGGATAGAATAATTGTTTTAGAAAAGGGAAAAATTATTGAAATAGGAACTCATAAAGAATTGACCATAAAAAAAGGAGCATACTATACTTTGGTTAAAAATCAACTTGAATTAGGGAACTGATATGCCTAGAGAAAATAACATAGAGGTAAAGAGTGAAGAAGTTCAAGAAATTTTGAGCCATGTTCCTAACTGGGTTGTTCGTTGGGGGACGGCAGTCATTTTTTTTGTTATTTTGACGATCATCATATCTAGCTGGTTCATTAAGTATCCAGATATCATTACCGCTCGTCTGGAACTTACTACTACATCCCCTCCGGTTCATTTAGTCGCGCGAGCCACTGGTAGATTGGAATTGATAAAAGTCGATAAAGACCTTGTCATAAAAGGAGAAATACTTGGGATAATTGAAAACCCTGCCAAAATCAATGATATCCTAGTACTTTCTGAATTTCTTGAAAATAGAAAGCTCTTTATATATCAATCGACCCTAGAACTCGCACAGTTACAACTAAATACGCAACTCGACCTTGGAGCAATACAAAGCTCCTTTCTTTCCTTCACTTCTATAATAGAAGAGGCTAAAAGGCACAAAAATTTGGCAATACATTCAAATCAACGGAGTGATATAGAAGAAAAAATCAATTACTACAAACGCCTAAATAGTAAAATAGACAACCAGGTTATTTTGCTTAAATCTGAGATAAAAATCTCCAAAGAGGCCTATGAAAATGATTCCACGTTTTTCACCACGTATCGTTCCATATCTAAAGCGGAGATGAACAGAACCAAGGTGACTTACTTAAGCAACAAGAGAAGCTTAGAGGCTTTAGAAGCATCTTTCATTCAGAATACTATTCAGGTTTCTGAATTAGAAAACCAACTGAATGAATCTTTAAGAGACCAGTTAAGAATAGAAGATCAGCTAAAATCACGCATCATTGAACATTTCGAACAGCTA is from Marinobacter alexandrii and encodes:
- a CDS encoding antibiotic biosynthesis monooxygenase family protein, with translation MLIRIVRMDFKPDSVNDFLELFELVKEKIATFPGCEHLELCRDAKEGHIYYTFSKWQSEDDLEKYRHSELFEDTWEKTKVLFGGKPLAYSLLPD
- a CDS encoding SAM-dependent chlorinase/fluorinase, which translates into the protein MALITFMSDFGTVDHYVAAVKAAIVSASPAQQITDITHNIRPFDISHAANVLRSVYKDFPDKTVHIVAVDSMKEKSKTIALEIEGHLFVGFDSGLFSLISQKKPEQIAVLENGQSTFPAKDVLAKTAMQLASGQSLKDVGTIVTEMTELYDRQLKVTKREIAGNVISVDRYGNLITNISKTEFDKIIEINGVGVKYLIRFGREQFQSLHTFFSDVESGDCYVLFNSSGRLQIGINKGNASGLLGLSVDSPVLIEFATN
- a CDS encoding PhoH family protein, with amino-acid sequence MLEKIITLENISLVDFLGIEDQNIKTIATAFPDSKIVSRGNEIRIKGSAPQILKINEILNSLLAHYHEYGKVTTDNVKDYVDNEENTIDASGNSAVLIHGTRGTRIAPKTANQKKLVAAVEKNDLVFAIGPAGTGKTYISVALAVRALKNKEVKKIIITRPAVEAGEHLGFLPGDLKEKIDPYLRPIYDALSDMIPSEKLKYYKENGVIEIAPLAYMRGRTLNDAYVLLDEAQNTTPMQIKMFLTRMGPQSKVIITGDQSQIDLPKKQASGLIETMRVLKDVKGIGFVNLDDRDVVRHKLVKAIIKAYNKYDLQGDSSNK
- a CDS encoding GNAT family N-acetyltransferase; the protein is MTYRVIPATNEELKQKVFAIREEVFVVEQKVTAEEEFDEFEEESHHFVALDQNDDPIGSARWRYTDKGIKLERFTAKESLRGKGIGTAIVKAVIENISQKAKAGTYLYMHAQLSAVPLYLKFGFETKGDQFDECGIMHYLMWREL
- a CDS encoding ComEC/Rec2 family competence protein, producing MYFWNSYPFVRLTIVLILGIVCFDQFPFIWNTPIQILSTGILLLSISTLISHRYGFYKLRYLNGILAVAIVFYFGGTLTQFNYRAYSQNHYTNIQSKISGFSGTISSPVNERTNHFRYDFELDQVIASDSMINSSGKIHLYVRKDSATTLLKYGDHLIIAGSYYEIPGPDNPSEFNYKSYLERQGIYGHSFVRSDQLRITLNDPPNLFLNLAFNLRNSATQTIDQHIPSKRENGIAKALLLGIKDHLDNDVKKAYSSAGAMHVLAVSGLHVGIIYLLIQLLFGKLRKSGKWGKRLFGLISVLIIWFYATLTGLSPSVLRAATMFSLVAVSQATAREGNIYNTLGFAAFILLLFDPYLIYSVGFQLSFAAVIGIVYLQPKIYRLIDFRNFFLDKAWAITCVSIAAQLATFPLSAYYFHQFPSYFLVSNLIVIPSSFLMLVGGVFMLIIDPIVPIIGHIVGVVLHKFIWVLNEIISYVHILPNSLIEWIFMDKISLIFIYLCVISMISGLHFKSFKTIITSGIFGLLIISWNLLSNEKQSTENELVLYEISGKTVIDHIQGHDATLYVDDYKEEELELLDFQINPHRLSRHLRPIKETISTLRNQYFERKEAITSGQIAGKRIIIFDSTTFHLAFKNPIESDLIIINNGSVKSLKWLNENFPSKQVVIGNKNSVYYSNKMKVQAAELGLSIHSLKDDGALRINLAENMKEERTYMPAQLIK
- a CDS encoding pinensin family lanthipeptide, producing MKNRLKLDDLKVKSFVTGFGDQESSTIKGGNTGMAACAPGSTIGSMAACPSNGCSNNSCPGVNGCHAF
- a CDS encoding pinensin family lanthipeptide, whose product is MKKKLNLNELKVSSFVTSMNFEKEMTINGGVDVPHLTNMCITNFGCPGGGTGGGGASRGCSNNSCFECYTE
- a CDS encoding pinensin family lanthipeptide, producing MKKKMNLSELKVKSFVTENLVSNAETIIGGGGRIPGSHATNCVTLPEECPGGGGGGGGGASRGCSNNSCADCYTE